The Streptomyces laurentii region CCGCCGCGCCCCGCGCACCACGAAGAAGCTGTTCAGCACGCGCGTCGGAGCGGCCAGACCGCGGACGAACGCGAATCCGGTGGGGCTGCCGGTGCCGTCCGTCAAGAGGTACGGCGCCCAGTCGGGGTCCGAGAAGGCCATGGGGAGCCGGTCGTCGCGGAAGGTTCCGTCGGCGCGGGGTAACCGGCCGTCGAACTCCGACATGTCGTGGCGGAACATCAGCCACAGCCGTTCCACGACGGGACGGTCGGCCGGGCCTGCGGGGCGAAGGGATACGTCCGCCATGAGACTCCTTTGCAGAGGTGGTCGGCCGGCGGGTGTCACGGGCGCGACACGCGCCGACGGTCGAGCGTTCCAGGGTCCCGTGACGCGCGCGGGCGCTCCAGTCGTTCGTCGGCCATCGCGCGCCGGGGCGCCCCGGCTGTCGGCGCGGGCCGGTGGCCAGGCGGTGGTCGGCCGGCGGTCAGGCACCACGGGGAGGTGCCCTCCGCCGCGTGGGGGGTTGCAGCTGCCGCTGCGGCAGCTTTTAGCGTCATGACCAGGGCCGGAAAGACCGGCCGGGCGACACGGTGGGGGAGAGGAGCGGCGATGGAATGG contains the following coding sequences:
- a CDS encoding GNAT family acetyltransferase (COG5628 Predicted acetyltransferase;~GNAT family acetyltransferase [Streptomyces collinus Tu365];~Predicted acetyltransferase [General function prediction only];~identified by MetaGeneAnnotator; putative), producing the protein MADVSLRPAGPADRPVVERLWLMFRHDMSEFDGRLPRADGTFRDDRLPMAFSDPDWAPYLLTDGTGSPTGFAFVRGLAAPTRVLNSFFVVRGARRTGVGLRAVQEIVARHPGAWEIAFQDANAAAVRFWRRAATRIAGGAWTEERRPVPGRPDVAPDVWISFRTPAEVHG